From a region of the Ruminococcaceae bacterium KH2T8 genome:
- a CDS encoding ferrous iron transport protein B has protein sequence MTEKNENVIALLGQPNSGKSTLFNGLTGLRQHVGNWPGKTVEKKEGSFEHDGKKYLVADLPGTYSLSANSDEEMITRDYIASGKADVVCILADSSQLERSLYMLADFAGIEVPCFLILNMSDVAADQGKTIDAKEMEKKLGIPVILFSAPDTKSYEPFYKTLEKSIKDKTILKYDALEKRLMDVPEYADIRNAVGDLYDGYRSPMWLSVKALESDEPVIAGLKSKLSDGKISGVGESNTGIVKSGECKFAWIDEIISGSVTNKKKDAGLGKFDRLITHKIWGKPVVVLTILLGLLASFIPALPFMGIGSALGNIPGPLNDALVGAGCPAFIAAILCDVLIRCLSFVIQMLGFVIGVTFVFGLLEEIGVMARISYVFDNTMAKFGLQGKSVMPFLISFGCTMGGAAGTRVIDNWGQKVLTIALSWAIPCGAAWAVIPMLSTLFFGAWTPVIITVILLVMILHMWITAKIFGRSLVKPSDRYGMIMELPPYHKPKWGSLLRYVFGRTKETFIRSSKVVLIVAFVFWLLAYTSSGNPDNSILFKFGRTIEPVTMLFGMKWQTFVAFIASSLGKEGALGVLSTIYSGTGSITIASMQSSEVVSNLNELLLANIPKPEALAFIFAITFNMPCIVALAATYQETHSAKWTAIIGGYYTATALVLAGIAYHIGLLIW, from the coding sequence ATGACTGAAAAGAACGAAAATGTAATAGCCCTTCTGGGACAGCCAAACTCCGGTAAGTCCACACTTTTTAACGGACTTACGGGCTTAAGGCAACATGTAGGTAACTGGCCCGGAAAGACAGTAGAGAAGAAGGAAGGTTCATTTGAACATGATGGTAAGAAGTATCTTGTAGCAGACCTTCCCGGTACATATTCTCTGTCGGCTAACTCCGATGAGGAGATGATCACAAGAGATTATATAGCTTCAGGTAAGGCTGATGTCGTATGTATCCTTGCGGACAGCTCACAGCTTGAGAGAAGCCTTTATATGCTGGCTGACTTCGCAGGTATCGAAGTACCCTGCTTCCTGATCCTAAACATGAGCGATGTTGCCGCTGATCAGGGTAAGACCATAGATGCCAAGGAGATGGAGAAGAAGCTCGGTATTCCCGTTATACTTTTCTCTGCTCCCGATACAAAGAGTTATGAGCCTTTCTATAAGACACTTGAGAAGTCGATCAAGGATAAGACGATACTTAAGTACGATGCACTTGAGAAGAGGCTTATGGATGTCCCCGAATATGCTGATATAAGAAATGCAGTCGGCGACCTTTACGACGGATACAGATCGCCCATGTGGCTTTCGGTAAAGGCGCTTGAGAGCGATGAACCTGTAATCGCAGGTCTCAAGAGCAAGCTCTCTGACGGCAAGATCTCAGGTGTCGGAGAATCCAATACCGGTATCGTAAAGTCAGGCGAATGCAAGTTCGCTTGGATCGATGAGATCATCTCGGGTTCGGTAACGAATAAGAAAAAAGATGCAGGTCTCGGCAAGTTCGACAGGCTGATCACACATAAGATATGGGGTAAGCCGGTGGTAGTCCTTACGATCCTTCTGGGTCTTCTGGCTTCCTTTATCCCTGCGCTTCCCTTTATGGGAATAGGTAGTGCACTGGGTAACATCCCCGGTCCTTTGAACGATGCGCTCGTTGGAGCAGGTTGTCCCGCATTTATCGCGGCAATACTTTGCGACGTCCTTATCAGATGCTTGAGCTTTGTTATCCAGATGCTCGGATTCGTTATCGGCGTAACATTCGTATTCGGTCTTCTCGAGGAGATTGGTGTTATGGCAAGGATTTCCTATGTATTCGATAACACTATGGCAAAGTTCGGTCTTCAGGGTAAATCCGTTATGCCTTTCCTTATCAGCTTCGGTTGTACCATGGGTGGTGCCGCAGGTACGAGAGTTATCGATAACTGGGGACAGAAAGTACTGACCATCGCTCTTTCATGGGCTATTCCCTGTGGTGCTGCTTGGGCCGTTATCCCCATGCTCTCTACATTGTTCTTTGGAGCATGGACTCCCGTGATCATTACGGTAATACTTCTCGTAATGATCCTTCACATGTGGATCACGGCTAAGATCTTTGGAAGATCTCTGGTTAAGCCTTCCGACAGATACGGCATGATCATGGAGCTTCCTCCTTACCATAAGCCGAAGTGGGGCTCGCTCTTAAGATATGTATTCGGCAGAACTAAGGAGACATTCATAAGATCTTCAAAGGTAGTTCTTATCGTCGCTTTCGTATTCTGGCTCCTGGCATATACATCTTCGGGAAATCCCGATAATTCCATCCTGTTCAAGTTCGGCAGGACGATCGAGCCCGTTACGATGCTCTTCGGTATGAAGTGGCAGACATTCGTAGCATTTATCGCATCATCCCTCGGTAAGGAAGGTGCTCTCGGTGTATTAAGTACGATCTACAGCGGCACCGGTTCCATAACGATAGCCTCCATGCAGAGTTCTGAAGTTGTTTCCAACTTAAACGAGCTCCTTCTTGCTAATATCCCTAAGCCCGAGGCGCTTGCATTCATATTTGCGATCACGTTCAATATGCCCTGCATCGTGGCTCTTGCCGCTACATATCAGGAGACGCATTCGGCTAAATGGACTGCGATCATCGGCGGATACTATACAGCTACGGCACTTGTTCTTGCAGGTATCGCATACCATATAGGACTTCTTATCTGGTGA
- a CDS encoding KilA-N domain-containing protein, which yields MNKKPIKATIHAKGFDIGIYTTDYENEFISLTDIAKYKSDNPNATICNWMRNRETLEFLGLWEMLHNPVFKPLEFEGFRKEAGLNAFTMSPTKWIENVNAIGIVTKAGRYGGTYAHSDIALEFASWISAEFKLYIMKDYQRLKSDENSRLSLSWNLNREIAKLNYRVHTDAIKENLLPPDLTQAQIIFKYASEADMLNVAVFGMTARQWRENNPKEKGNLRDKADLNQLLVLANMESYNAILIEQGKQMSERLVLIREQAVKQLRTLAQVSINNLPDFHEDKNSERE from the coding sequence ATGAATAAAAAGCCTATTAAAGCCACCATTCATGCTAAAGGATTCGATATCGGTATATATACTACGGATTACGAAAACGAGTTTATCTCATTGACCGATATTGCCAAATACAAAAGTGATAATCCAAACGCTACAATATGCAATTGGATGAGAAACAGAGAAACCCTTGAATTCTTGGGGTTATGGGAAATGTTGCACAACCCGGTTTTTAAACCCCTCGAATTCGAGGGGTTTAGAAAAGAAGCCGGCCTTAATGCATTTACCATGTCCCCTACAAAGTGGATCGAAAATGTGAATGCAATAGGCATCGTCACTAAAGCAGGTCGATATGGCGGTACCTATGCTCATTCCGACATTGCACTGGAATTTGCATCTTGGATATCTGCTGAATTCAAACTTTATATCATGAAGGATTACCAGCGGTTAAAGTCAGATGAGAACAGCCGTCTGTCACTTAGTTGGAACCTCAACCGCGAGATCGCCAAGCTCAATTATCGAGTACACACTGATGCGATCAAGGAGAACTTGCTCCCTCCTGATCTGACACAGGCGCAGATCATATTTAAGTATGCAAGCGAAGCTGATATGCTCAATGTAGCTGTATTCGGTATGACTGCCAGACAGTGGCGTGAGAACAACCCCAAAGAAAAAGGCAATTTGAGAGACAAGGCAGATCTAAATCAACTTTTAGTACTGGCTAATATGGAAAGCTACAATGCAATTTTGATTGAACAGGGTAAGCAGATGTCCGAAAGACTTGTACTTATAAGAGAACAGGCAGTTAAGCAACTACGAACTCTCGCACAAGTTAGTATTAACAATCTGCCGGATTTCCATGAAGATAAGAACAGCGAGAGGGAATAG
- a CDS encoding ATP-binding cassette, subfamily B: MKLIRQFAGGHRHLITIGRILAGISAAITLVPFYLLWKIIGIAVEGKDLGRITGYAWGAVLLTVGALLVYIFALLCTHIAAFRVQANMRSDLMRKIIKLPLGVFDEDGTGKIRRTVSESTAATETYIAHNLADKTVAAVTPVGLIILILAFDWKMGLICMIPAVIGFMCMMSMMGKSMQEKMKEYQNALDTMSSEATEYVRGIPVVKTFGQTVHSFKRFKDSIDGYGKWTTAYTLQLRFPMIGFMTCINAVFLAIVLGAFFLTRNGITDTHILNIMYYIIVTPLVTVTLTKIAYSGEAEMTLIDALKRVDSVLELNALPETSDAKEPADNSIVLKDVSYRYQDAARDAVSGINISIAAGEHVAFVGPSGSGKTTLAELMVRFFDVTSGEIDLGGVNIKDIPSDRLMERVSFVFQDSRLIKTSILENVRMARPDATREEVLAALKTAQCDDILEKLPDGVDTVIGEKGTYLSGGEQQRITIARAVLKDAPILILDEATAFADPDNETKVQAAFRELSCGKTLIMIAHRLSTVVSADRIYVLDDGKLSQSGTHDKLMASGGLYKDMFEEYGRSIEWKVGA; encoded by the coding sequence ATGAAACTGATAAGGCAGTTCGCCGGAGGGCACAGACACCTTATCACGATAGGAAGGATACTGGCGGGCATCAGTGCGGCGATAACTCTTGTTCCGTTCTATCTTCTTTGGAAGATAATCGGTATCGCAGTTGAGGGTAAGGATCTTGGAAGGATCACCGGTTATGCCTGGGGCGCTGTGCTCCTTACGGTAGGTGCACTCCTCGTATATATCTTTGCGCTCCTTTGCACTCACATAGCGGCATTCAGGGTACAGGCTAATATGAGAAGTGACCTGATGCGTAAGATAATAAAGCTGCCGCTCGGTGTATTCGATGAAGACGGTACGGGTAAGATCAGAAGAACCGTCAGTGAGTCTACGGCTGCGACTGAGACTTATATCGCTCATAATCTTGCAGATAAGACTGTTGCGGCAGTAACTCCCGTAGGACTTATCATCCTGATACTTGCATTTGACTGGAAGATGGGACTTATCTGTATGATCCCTGCAGTGATCGGATTCATGTGCATGATGTCCATGATGGGCAAGAGTATGCAGGAGAAGATGAAGGAATACCAGAACGCCCTTGATACCATGAGCAGCGAAGCTACGGAATATGTAAGAGGTATCCCGGTAGTTAAGACTTTCGGACAGACCGTTCATTCCTTCAAGCGATTCAAGGACTCGATCGATGGATACGGTAAGTGGACTACTGCTTATACATTGCAGCTCAGATTCCCCATGATCGGCTTCATGACTTGTATCAATGCGGTATTCCTTGCTATCGTTCTCGGAGCATTCTTCCTTACGAGAAACGGTATCACCGATACGCACATCCTGAACATCATGTACTACATCATCGTGACTCCGCTCGTAACGGTAACTCTTACCAAGATCGCATATTCGGGCGAAGCTGAGATGACGTTGATCGATGCACTTAAGAGAGTTGATTCGGTACTCGAGCTTAATGCGCTCCCCGAGACTTCTGATGCTAAGGAGCCTGCGGATAATTCCATCGTTCTCAAGGACGTGAGCTACAGATATCAGGATGCCGCAAGAGACGCAGTATCAGGTATCAATATCTCGATCGCCGCAGGTGAGCATGTCGCTTTCGTAGGACCTTCGGGATCAGGTAAGACGACACTTGCAGAACTCATGGTAAGGTTCTTCGATGTAACATCAGGCGAGATCGATCTCGGCGGAGTAAATATCAAGGATATTCCTTCGGACAGGCTCATGGAGAGGGTATCGTTCGTATTCCAGGACAGCAGGCTGATCAAGACATCCATCCTCGAGAATGTTCGCATGGCGAGACCTGATGCAACAAGAGAAGAAGTACTTGCGGCCCTTAAGACGGCACAGTGTGATGACATACTGGAGAAACTCCCTGACGGAGTAGATACGGTAATAGGAGAGAAGGGAACATATCTCTCAGGCGGTGAGCAGCAGAGGATCACGATCGCAAGAGCAGTCCTTAAGGATGCGCCCATCCTGATCCTTGATGAGGCGACGGCTTTTGCGGATCCCGATAATGAGACGAAGGTGCAGGCCGCTTTCAGAGAGCTTTCGTGCGGAAAGACACTTATAATGATCGCTCACAGATTAAGTACTGTCGTAAGTGCAGACAGGATCTATGTCCTTGATGACGGCAAGCTCTCACAGAGTGGAACACACGATAAGCTCATGGCTTCAGGCGGACTTTATAAGGATATGTTCGAGGAATACGGAAGATCCATCGAATGGAAGGTAGGTGCATGA
- a CDS encoding ATP-binding cassette, subfamily B: MIERLKHKYALSTQGAKDMIKACISVTVTNMALMMTAGVLYTLINDLLSDNLTSDRLPFYIIWSIAVLILIAVTNFIQYNMTFLTTYKESGVRRTAIAERLRRLPLSYFGKKNLSDLTQNILGDCAQIETASSHWIPEIIGALISTTLVGLSLFIFFDWRMVLASFWVIPVALVIILSCSGLEKKAVKKNAAVKLDMTDSVQECLESIRDLRANNAEDRYMDKLEEKIRRVEKMALFTELKMAVYVNSSAIILKLGIGTTAIVGGMLFARGEIDLLTFFMFLMLVARLYDPMQITLQNFAAVISIELQSERLDEVLSHEIQTGSEQMNNKGYDIVFDHVGFKYSDDTDVLKDVSFTAKQGEVTALIGPSGGGKTTISRLAARFWDVNEGKITLGGEDISKIDPETLLMDYSIVFQDVTLFNNSIKENIRIGREGASDEDIMRAAKLANCEEFISKLPDGYDTFIGENGSELSGGERQRISIARAFLKDAPIILLDEATASLDAENETVIQEALSRLIKDKTVLIIAHRMRTIANADHIVVLKDGVVAEQGSPEELASRESIYSRMTRQQLISQNWTMA, encoded by the coding sequence ATGATAGAAAGATTAAAGCATAAATACGCACTCTCGACTCAGGGTGCCAAGGACATGATCAAGGCATGCATCAGCGTTACCGTAACGAACATGGCGCTCATGATGACAGCCGGAGTACTCTATACCCTTATCAATGATCTCTTGAGCGATAACCTCACATCCGACAGACTGCCTTTCTATATCATCTGGAGCATCGCGGTACTGATCCTTATCGCGGTCACGAACTTCATACAGTACAACATGACATTCCTTACCACATATAAGGAGAGCGGCGTACGAAGAACTGCAATCGCCGAGAGACTCAGAAGACTTCCTCTTTCCTACTTTGGAAAGAAGAACCTCTCAGATCTTACACAGAATATCCTCGGTGACTGCGCACAGATAGAGACGGCATCGAGCCACTGGATCCCCGAGATCATCGGTGCGCTTATCTCGACGACGCTCGTAGGTCTTTCACTCTTTATCTTCTTCGACTGGAGAATGGTACTTGCAAGCTTCTGGGTAATTCCCGTAGCTCTTGTAATAATCCTTTCATGCTCCGGTCTTGAGAAGAAGGCAGTTAAGAAGAATGCGGCAGTAAAGCTCGACATGACAGACAGCGTACAGGAGTGCCTGGAATCCATTAGGGATCTTCGTGCAAATAACGCTGAAGACAGATATATGGATAAGCTCGAAGAGAAGATAAGAAGAGTAGAGAAGATGGCGCTCTTTACGGAACTTAAGATGGCGGTATATGTCAATTCATCCGCTATCATCCTAAAGCTCGGTATCGGTACTACTGCTATTGTAGGAGGCATGCTCTTCGCAAGAGGTGAGATCGACCTTCTTACTTTCTTTATGTTCCTTATGCTCGTAGCAAGGCTCTACGATCCCATGCAGATCACCTTGCAGAACTTTGCCGCAGTCATCTCTATAGAGCTTCAGTCTGAGAGGCTTGACGAAGTATTGTCCCACGAGATCCAGACCGGTTCGGAGCAGATGAATAACAAGGGATACGATATCGTATTCGACCATGTAGGCTTCAAGTATTCAGACGATACTGATGTATTAAAGGACGTAAGCTTCACTGCAAAGCAGGGTGAGGTAACTGCTCTTATCGGTCCTTCGGGCGGCGGTAAGACGACTATCTCAAGGCTTGCCGCAAGATTCTGGGATGTTAATGAAGGAAAGATCACATTAGGTGGGGAGGATATCTCCAAGATCGATCCCGAGACTCTTCTTATGGATTATTCCATCGTCTTCCAGGATGTAACGCTCTTCAATAACAGCATCAAAGAGAATATCCGTATCGGCCGCGAAGGCGCGAGTGACGAAGACATCATGAGAGCAGCCAAGCTTGCAAACTGCGAAGAGTTCATAAGTAAGCTTCCCGACGGATATGACACCTTCATAGGTGAGAACGGAAGTGAACTCTCCGGCGGTGAGAGACAGAGGATATCCATCGCAAGAGCTTTCCTTAAGGATGCTCCGATCATCCTCCTCGATGAAGCAACGGCATCTCTTGATGCAGAGAATGAGACGGTCATCCAGGAAGCTCTCTCCAGGCTTATCAAGGATAAGACGGTCCTTATTATTGCGCACAGGATGAGGACTATCGCAAATGCTGACCATATCGTAGTCCTTAAGGACGGTGTGGTAGCTGAGCAGGGAAGTCCCGAAGAATTAGCTTCGAGGGAAAGTATCTACAGCAGGATGACACGTCAGCAGCTCATATCACAGAATTGGACTATGGCGTGA
- a CDS encoding Putative Mn2+ efflux pump MntP, protein MGLFELLLLSVGLAMDAFAVSICKGLAVKKVTIKEYLLCGIWFGTFQGLMPFIGYLVGSRFENLITAVAPWVAFILLTLIGGNMIKESFGPPEEAKPGFDVKTMFMMAIATSIDALAVGITFVAVPVKVFSSGKMINVLFAVAMIAVITCIISMIGVKIGNLFGTRYKSGSEIMGGTILIFIGLRSLITHLDRSQVLSDGDTIFGMLIPLVGTLLGAAIVYAKRNNISDDLRMIFVGGASGIMISIAVWGMLEPAVSGLKEQYSNAILPVIICFIAGVVLHLVLDNIIPHTHAYSDITEGPKSKLDPGMKMMLTEVIHHIPEGISLGVIYAGHFMQTTWISASAAVVLAIAIAIQNIPEALFVSLPIRDKGETNGKAFFMGVVSGVPIPLLGIITVIVVLLFPAALPYIMAASGGAMIYATIEEIPLIATKKDNDKGALAFIIGFAIVMLMVFFRQG, encoded by the coding sequence ATGGGTCTATTTGAATTATTGCTCTTATCAGTCGGTCTTGCTATGGATGCATTCGCAGTATCCATATGTAAGGGACTGGCAGTAAAGAAGGTAACGATAAAGGAATATCTTCTTTGCGGTATATGGTTCGGAACATTTCAGGGCTTGATGCCCTTTATCGGATATCTTGTAGGTTCAAGATTTGAGAATCTTATAACAGCGGTTGCTCCCTGGGTAGCATTTATCCTGCTGACTCTTATCGGCGGCAATATGATCAAGGAATCCTTCGGTCCGCCTGAGGAAGCTAAGCCGGGATTTGATGTAAAGACAATGTTTATGATGGCGATCGCCACCAGTATCGATGCTCTGGCTGTAGGTATCACCTTTGTAGCCGTTCCGGTCAAGGTCTTTTCTTCAGGTAAGATGATCAATGTACTCTTTGCGGTCGCGATGATCGCAGTGATCACCTGCATCATTTCCATGATCGGTGTAAAGATAGGTAATCTGTTCGGAACGCGTTATAAGTCCGGTTCCGAGATCATGGGCGGAACCATCCTTATATTCATCGGACTTCGTTCCCTTATAACTCACCTGGACAGATCACAGGTCCTGTCCGACGGCGATACTATCTTCGGAATGCTCATACCTCTTGTAGGAACGCTCCTCGGCGCGGCGATAGTATATGCCAAGAGAAATAATATCTCTGATGACCTGAGGATGATATTTGTCGGAGGTGCGTCGGGTATCATGATATCCATCGCGGTCTGGGGTATGCTGGAGCCTGCCGTGTCAGGACTCAAAGAGCAGTATTCCAATGCCATCCTTCCGGTGATCATATGTTTTATAGCCGGCGTAGTCCTTCATCTGGTGCTTGACAATATCATCCCGCATACGCATGCATATTCCGACATTACGGAAGGTCCGAAGAGCAAGCTCGATCCCGGCATGAAGATGATGCTCACGGAAGTCATTCATCATATCCCTGAAGGTATTTCACTCGGTGTGATCTACGCAGGTCACTTTATGCAGACTACATGGATATCTGCATCCGCAGCTGTTGTGCTGGCTATTGCCATCGCTATCCAGAATATCCCCGAAGCGCTCTTTGTCTCACTTCCCATACGTGATAAGGGAGAGACGAACGGTAAGGCATTCTTCATGGGCGTAGTATCCGGCGTGCCGATCCCTCTTCTTGGTATCATAACAGTTATCGTCGTATTGCTTTTTCCTGCGGCCCTTCCTTACATAATGGCAGCATCCGGCGGCGCTATGATATATGCGACTATCGAAGAGATCCCGTTGATCGCAACTAAGAAAGATAATGACAAGGGTGCATTAGCCTTCATAATCGGATTTGCGATCGTTATGTTGATGGTTTTCTTCCGTCAGGGCTGA
- a CDS encoding ferrous iron transport protein A gives MKRLSEMTPGQEGVISSVSGDNRYVGRITSIGITPGCRVKIIKNDKNRPLIVYTRDTMIALNRNESSNIEVEEVKG, from the coding sequence ATGAAGAGATTATCGGAAATGACTCCGGGCCAAGAAGGAGTCATAAGTTCAGTGAGCGGAGATAACCGCTATGTCGGAAGGATAACTTCCATCGGTATCACTCCCGGTTGCAGGGTGAAGATCATCAAGAATGATAAGAACAGACCTCTTATCGTTTATACGAGGGATACCATGATCGCCCTGAACCGTAATGAGAGCAGCAATATCGAAGTAGAGGAGGTAAAGGGCTGA
- a CDS encoding Helix-turn-helix yields MDCKTKIKELREMTGMNRTEFCEYFQIPYGTVTDWERDYRHAPDYVLRLLEYYIRMEKLIKEKEDEKK; encoded by the coding sequence ATGGATTGCAAAACAAAGATAAAGGAACTACGCGAGATGACAGGGATGAACAGGACCGAGTTCTGCGAATACTTTCAGATTCCATATGGAACGGTTACCGACTGGGAACGTGATTACCGTCATGCGCCAGATTATGTACTTCGTCTGCTGGAATACTATATCCGTATGGAAAAGCTCATAAAAGAAAAAGAAGACGAAAAGAAATGA
- a CDS encoding FeoC like transcriptional regulator: MHRLIELLKDGRSRSIQMMASELDMSVAQVTRDIEFLERTGIIKRIEFSMCGSGNCSGCSTGEGHKTCPGCMPDGGFKNMGVMWEINEDNEK, encoded by the coding sequence ATGCACAGGCTCATAGAACTTCTTAAGGACGGCAGGTCGCGTTCGATACAGATGATGGCATCAGAGCTTGATATGTCTGTTGCTCAGGTTACCAGGGATATAGAATTCCTGGAGAGGACCGGGATAATCAAACGCATAGAGTTCTCCATGTGCGGCAGCGGGAACTGTTCGGGATGTTCTACCGGAGAAGGTCACAAGACCTGTCCCGGCTGTATGCCCGACGGCGGCTTCAAGAACATGGGAGTCATGTGGGAGATCAATGAAGATAACGAAAAGTGA
- a CDS encoding energy-coupling factor transport system ATP-binding protein, protein MVMQDVNHQLFTDSVEAEVMLSMEDKDEKKCHEILESLGLLVFKDKHPMALSGGQKQRVAVASAIASGAKLLLFDEPTSGLDYAHMEKVGTLLRELASRGSTVMVVTHDPELIATSCDYVMCIEEGKVRYLRKVIPET, encoded by the coding sequence ATGGTTATGCAGGACGTTAATCATCAGCTCTTTACTGACAGCGTAGAAGCTGAAGTAATGCTGTCGATGGAAGATAAGGATGAGAAGAAGTGCCATGAGATATTGGAGAGCCTGGGGCTTCTCGTATTTAAGGATAAGCATCCGATGGCATTATCAGGCGGTCAGAAGCAAAGGGTTGCCGTAGCATCTGCTATCGCATCAGGCGCTAAGCTCCTGCTCTTCGATGAACCTACATCCGGACTTGACTATGCACATATGGAGAAGGTCGGAACACTGCTCAGGGAACTGGCTTCGCGAGGCAGTACTGTCATGGTAGTAACACATGATCCCGAGCTCATTGCAACGAGCTGCGACTACGTGATGTGTATAGAGGAAGGTAAGGTCAGATACTTAAGGAAGGTAATACCTGAAACCTGA
- a CDS encoding diguanylate cyclase (GGDEF) domain-containing protein: MRLCVFIGDMYRDFALSVLRHLDYYAREKGYRVDVFGTFSVPSTNPLHVIGLKSILSLPDISSYDGIIVCYDTLVHEGMAKDLIEEINNTEAHPPLVCIRSGLPGTYQVLPDNRQMMHDIAAYVISKCHSADIGFVTGNLAMPDSYERWDGFNDAMAEAGYETSDDLVFRGNYWITQAVETADHFIKPDGTLPEAIICSNDYEALALCDELVKRGYSIPDDTLISGIDNTLEGENHIPSLTTIEIAKSDFVEAAIQAIIDLKSGKDIDLNIPVPSVIIPRESTGDPTGERDIYKMLCDLTANASSSMDDKREYVILSAMFEGALTMKDLLNIALEQLREIPGIRSCFLCRYRENDHELAGYFKDKGDITVDGISFKSDRTLPKGIVDDDCGMYIGFPLSYKNDVYGYAVLVVDTTDYHFIDFKTEFLLTLVGQNINKLELYEKLFGISDVISLYIKDPLTGVLNRRGFEKKLSEKFDKDGNPVHPLTIVSLDMDELKYVNDNFGHLEGDYALKTIADSIAASLTGNEFVARMGGDEFSAILDTSDPNRTAAFISSFNERIGKINDSGRSPYNLSASIGSCDLTTWNDLMDCMNTADKAMYSEKRAKKKARD, encoded by the coding sequence ATGAGACTGTGCGTTTTTATCGGTGATATGTATAGAGACTTTGCCTTATCCGTATTAAGGCATCTCGACTACTATGCCCGAGAAAAAGGATACAGAGTCGACGTATTCGGAACATTTTCGGTCCCGTCCACTAATCCTCTTCACGTTATCGGATTAAAGAGTATCCTGTCATTACCCGATATCTCGTCTTACGACGGCATCATCGTATGTTACGATACGCTGGTCCACGAAGGCATGGCCAAGGACCTGATCGAAGAGATCAACAACACAGAGGCTCATCCCCCTCTGGTATGCATCCGTTCAGGTCTTCCCGGCACCTATCAGGTATTACCGGACAACAGACAGATGATGCACGATATCGCCGCATATGTCATAAGCAAATGTCATTCCGCGGATATCGGATTCGTCACGGGAAACCTCGCTATGCCCGACTCATACGAAAGATGGGACGGATTTAACGACGCAATGGCAGAGGCCGGATATGAGACATCTGATGATCTCGTATTCCGCGGCAACTACTGGATCACCCAGGCCGTCGAGACTGCCGATCACTTTATAAAGCCTGACGGCACTCTCCCCGAGGCGATCATCTGTTCTAACGACTACGAAGCACTCGCGCTTTGCGACGAACTCGTAAAGCGCGGCTACTCTATCCCGGACGATACGCTCATAAGCGGTATAGACAATACATTAGAGGGCGAGAATCATATCCCTTCCCTGACCACCATAGAGATCGCTAAATCAGACTTTGTCGAAGCGGCCATACAGGCGATCATCGATCTTAAGTCAGGAAAGGACATTGATCTTAATATTCCCGTCCCTTCCGTAATAATCCCGAGGGAGAGTACAGGCGACCCGACAGGAGAACGTGACATTTATAAGATGCTCTGCGATCTTACCGCCAACGCATCCTCATCTATGGACGACAAGCGTGAGTACGTTATCCTGAGCGCGATGTTCGAGGGTGCCCTCACGATGAAGGATCTTCTTAATATCGCACTTGAGCAGCTCAGGGAGATCCCGGGCATAAGATCATGTTTCCTCTGCAGATATCGTGAGAATGATCACGAACTCGCAGGATACTTTAAGGATAAAGGCGATATTACCGTAGACGGTATCTCTTTCAAATCTGACAGGACACTGCCCAAAGGCATCGTGGATGACGACTGCGGTATGTATATCGGCTTCCCGCTCTCCTATAAGAACGATGTTTACGGCTATGCGGTCCTCGTAGTCGATACGACCGATTATCACTTCATCGATTTCAAGACTGAGTTCCTTCTGACGCTGGTAGGTCAGAACATCAATAAGCTCGAGCTCTACGAGAAGCTCTTCGGTATTTCGGATGTAATCAGCCTCTATATCAAGGATCCCCTGACGGGAGTCCTGAACCGCAGAGGATTCGAGAAAAAGCTTTCGGAGAAATTCGACAAGGATGGTAATCCCGTTCACCCGCTGACTATCGTCTCGCTCGATATGGACGAGCTTAAATACGTAAACGATAATTTCGGTCATCTCGAAGGTGACTACGCATTGAAGACGATCGCAGACAGCATCGCCGCTTCACTTACGGGAAATGAGTTTGTTGCGAGGATGGGCGGCGATGAATTCTCTGCCATACTCGACACATCAGATCCAAACAGGACAGCCGCATTCATCAGCAGCTTTAACGAACGCATCGGCAAGATAAACGATTCGGGCAGATCACCATATAATCTGAGCGCAAGTATCGGATCATGCGACCTTACGACATGGAATGACCTTATGGATTGCATGAATACCGCAGACAAGGCAATGTACAGCGAGAAAAGAGCCAAGAAGAAGGCGCGCGACTGA